The Periplaneta americana isolate PAMFEO1 chromosome 1, P.americana_PAMFEO1_priV1, whole genome shotgun sequence DNA segment TAGGATACATTTCGAATAACAGCAGAAAATTTCGTTTCAGAGGGATTTTTATAAGTATAGTATTGCTGACGAATTGAGTCAAAGTAAGTAGTAAGTGATCGAAAATCATGGGATGTTGATGCTTATGCTTTTATGATTGAACCTTTCAACTCTGTATGAAATTCTGATTGTACATAATTCTGTATGCTTTGTAATAAGAGCTGATAGTTTCTCAATGTTCCTTAAGCAGATAGGTGGAATTTTTTCCTTTTGAAGTGTAGAAGCAGCAGAAGGTTCCTCCATGCTGTCTTCTGTAGCTAAAGGCTGAAATCTGTTTTGAGTTGGAATGTTGGTGTAACACGTCATATTCTGTGCTATTTCTGTATTTGAGCTTGTGCACGGCCGCTTATTAATTTGCATATTAGAAGGGGTTGCATTCAGATTAGGTACTGAAGAGGCTTTCTTGTTCGCAGTATTTAAGatagtaacatttttacttcCAAGAGGAGTCAACTTAACATGCTTAGCAGAAAGAGTtttcagtgattttttaggtagctgcataaatattgttttttttatcttcttttgtttGTAGCTAGGCACCAAGGAAATGTTTACAGAACCTGTGTAATttccacaattattaatatttatatcgctaCTCACAGTTTCCATTTGATCAACCATAGTATGAAAATCATGTTCAAATGTGCTAGGATCTAAACCAGAAGAACCGGATTCATTTCCAGAAGAACCACTAATTTTAACTGTGTTCATGCTTGAAGAAAGTTTTTCACGCACTCGCAccaatgaataataatgttaatttgaaaactaattaaaccattattttaagtaattaaacaacactataacaaaataaacagtggaggacggttgaacttcattagtagaaggggtgggagtgaagtacattaaaaaatcaggtacaataaaaatttaagtaaaaataaaatgatgtccctgtgcttTGTAAAAGACTGCGCATGCGTAGTGAAGAAAGCCGAGGATGATATTTATCCACTCGTGTGTCGCTGTTCGATAGGTAGGCCTATTTCCAGTTGGACACACAAAATTTCCTGCAATGGGACGAACGTAGTAAAACGAATAGAAATTTACtgtatttccatttttattcTTCATTCGTTACTATTTGCTTTACGTTCACGTTTTGTTCACTAGATGACAGCATATTGCAGTTGACTGAATAGTGGAAAACTGACGCGGTAAGAAATGAAGAAGATCGTCCTCTGCGGTATTACGGTAAATTGAAGTACTGGGATAACAAATTAGTTCAAAAGAATCgagtttttgttttttgtttttgtttgcctTTGAAAACTACAGAACGGTATGCCTAATTGGCGTGTGTGTATGCGTGCTTCCTTTTCTGACTCTTTATATTTCAGTACATCAAAATGTTCTAAAAATGGTACTTTATGTGTTTTGTGTTATGATATTCACaagctttccttcttttcttttttgcatttttctataGACTTAACGGTACTGATCTAACTTGATGTTTATAAACTTCAGAtacacttttatttcaaattgttagAGGTTCTCTCTTATTCCGTTCAgggcaaaaatatttttataaaaaacgtgataagtaataataacattCGTACCCATATGAATAAGATGTACAAGTATGGATATATTGGACTATATAAATTCAATTAAGATTCAATCATGATTTCGACTGGGCTGGATAACtactgtaatattaaaaataataaataaatacataattgatAAACCGCGAAAACAGCCGTTTTCATTTTCTGCCCATttcaaaacattaataaattatgtattatatatcggTATCAGCATTTTGTTTAAATACAAGCTCTAATCTTCAtcctataaccacagtctagtatatagagtcacgaagctcaatacgtagcaaatatgcatccatagatagttcttcaccattaggatcgctaataccgcctcattgcagacaatgcgaaatagtaccggcacagtctattgttcccagcaccctcacaactcaaacttcgtgactgtatatactagactgtactgTAACGCTTAATAACAACAGCTGATCCTATTAAGGTTCCTCTAAGAGTCATCAGACGTGTCAAACACAGCATCGTACGTtgtatcgctttttttttttcgctttccTTAATGCCGTGCCCCCACCCACAATCAAAAGTGAACGCTCAAACCCAGGTGATAGAGCGATGAATTAACCTTGTTTCACAAGATTCATTGTAGAAAACAATTCGTAACGAGTGACGACAGAGAAGACGAacgatttaatttttattaaaaaaggaATCGATTTGTATCGTTTACTGGATCATGATTCATTCGTTTAAAACAATGATTCGTTCATTATCAACAACTCGTTCACAATTCCCTCATCTCTACTTTAGAGCATTGTACTCCTGTGAACACCCATGGACTCATCTGATGAGACATCGCAACTCCATGCCACTCTCACGATGTTATGCAGACAATGGAATAAGAACGACACTTCCGGCAAGCTATTCTCTCTTCTGCTACATCACAAATTCTCGTAGTTACTTTCAGGACAAAACTTATTCTATAATTACGTCTTTCTTTTCTTCGCGCACTACAAAGCGACATTGTGTTGCTACCTTGCAGGTAACAGTAGGCTAATACACAAGTGACTCGTCTCGTTTGTAGGGGTGACAACTGAGAAGAAAGCTTCAGAAATTCTTGTTTTGAAGATgatagaagtaggcctaccgtaTTTTCTTTGCTTCTACTGTAGGTTAAAAAAATCACTTGTtttctctgtattttacagaatgtttactttaactctcattacccatttttgacttacaccacttctgctctgaatggctcaattaagttgatatgtactTCATTAGATTGACAAATTAGGTTTACTTTAAACAATTACCGTACttatcttattgttattattcttttgCTGTTGGTTTTTGTTACTGTTGAAAAATTATATGAATGtcttttgtattatattatgtgatACTGTCAACACTATGAACTGTGAATCGGCGTATGTCAGTTGGCAGTATCACATAATCTAATACAAAAGACATCTTTGTGTATTCTACTCTAAaaacttttatatatattttgtcactacctactgttattatattttatattagagaCTTGGTTATTTAAAACCCTAATGTTACATATATATTCATAACTATATTtgtcacatttaaacatttttaacattttacagtctcatcaatttattttttcttatacaaATATATTAAGGATAACTTGTTGAACTAATCAGTTTTCAATGTGTTCATTACGTGTTATTTACCATTGCGAGACCTGATGATGCCATTTTCAATGTCGAAAACATTTATCtccaataaatcattaatatattccATTTTACCATATTTAATGGCTTGAATGGTTTattataaatagataaagaaTTCGACGAAACAATAACCATTTATACATTTTGTAATATACATACTTATCGGACCAAATATATCTCTGAAATTCATAATAAAATCTCTGATTGAggtcctggctgatatgtatgtacatctattatcaagcagtaggcctacatctcacttgacgatgtgtcagaagaagaacaattatctgcatacatctgaagtctgactagtgcaatatgtatctagtcagcaaTTTATGCAATGTAAGGGAGAGGaactccattatctcctagcctatttgcctcataagtgatgcctttttTGTCACTTCTGGGCTCCAGACCTGCCTTCAGACAGTTTAATAAATAACAACATAATAAAGTACTCCTTGAGTAACATTAAGTAAAATCACTCGGATAAGCTAGGAAATGAAAGTGAACCAATGGCACTCCTACGGGGAGGGTTAGGGTgctcaaataaaaaatgaaaaggaaGAGAGAACGAACAAAGCGTTTTAATGTCTTAATGTGTCTCTATCTATTATTGTGAAAAGTGTGTGATCTTTGAAATTTTTGACAGACCTATATGTGAATTGGCTTTTAACAATATACTTTTTAAGTTCGAACTTCTAATAATGTTTAAAgttctgtaaattttattgggagaGTGTCTGATAGATCCAACCATTCCCATCAGCCAATCACATCTCAGTGACACAGTCTTGTATTTCTCAAACCATCCATAAAGCTTTAATGTTACTCTATGACACTGATTACAAATAGCCCCCCCCCAAATCATATTTCTGGGTGCGCCAATGAAGGGAACAGCTGCGATGAGCAATGTTACTGTAATGTGTATACAAAATCGTTTTACTGATCCATTTGTATTGTCAATCTCCCATATTTCGCAACACTACACACGGAACTGAGTCTGATTTGCGTTTCATTCAAACGAATCtgagatatgaaataattttacaaatactgTAGAGCAGAGGTCGGCAACCTTTTTGTAAGAGTGGGCCACAATGATAAGACGTGAAGGAGATCTGAACCGGACATGATTTACAGTTAAATTAATATgctttttttaacgacgctcgcatataaacctttacaattttaatgagtgATAATTTCCCACTGTAAGCCACTCGTAGTATAAGCTTGAAATTGAGTTTAAGTGACTCTTAGAGAATCTATATTGGTACCCctaccatccattcatccatagtTGACTAGGGATGGGCAAAACTAACCAGTTACTTTCATAACCGGTTAATTGCCGTTTATTTTTGCTTCCCGGTTTaacctgataaccggttatttacCTCAATAACCGAACGAtcggttattttttttaatatacacggattcaaatgtattttaagtttatctcaaatttaatatcagttgaacatttttctttttattgttttgtACTCTATGTAATCAATCCTGTATAGAAATTGTTTCGTAGGCAATTCGTGGGTTACTGCTTTAATTATTTCATCTGTCCAtagatagaaaaatgaaattcgacTTTGAATCAATGTTAATCTCAATATCTATCTTAATCGCTAACTTTATCTGATTGTCTCATAATATATCTGTGTGTATTGGACGATAAACTTTTTTAATGGCATAGGTTATCGATATTTTTATATCACCGTCTCATTAGATCTCTAGTAGGGTTGCCAACTGCCCCGGTTTTAAGGAGATcgtccctattttttttttgtaactatcTCTTGTCCCGACACGAGTATGACGGGACGCCCAAATGTCTCTACTTTTCTGTTTTTAGGTTACAAGTCGCGTTTTTTTATCGAGTCTTCTTAAGGTTTTAcgtcaaataatatattttgtaacaatattcgtaatatctattttctttttctttataattttacgTCGGTCATCttgataaatgtttaaatttacaaacggaaGAGCGAGCAACAATGGGTTCGTGTTTCTGTTTCTAAGAAATCAAGTCACTGCAGTTCGTGTTTCGCTGTGGCGGAGCAGTGTGAAAATTCAGTAAAGATTTGTGGCAATATTATAAATTGCAGTGCAGGTATGACGTATGGTAGCTGTTGTTAGACAGTTTTGCAAGACGCAGACATTGTTTCTAACATTTTAGAGGTTCGCTTCAATAAAATGTTCTCTAAATTAAAGGAAAACGGCAGTGGAAATGAATGCAGTGATAGTGATAGTTATGGCAGTCAGAATGATAaacagaagaaaagatgaaaagaaTATGTACATTTCGTAATGAATGATTACAAAATAAACAGTTTAAAAGCTGGTTAAGCTAAATGTGATGACGAAGGCATGGCACAAGGATCAGTCAAcgaaaaacatttttcttttataggCTATTTTAATACAGTATAGCACAAGGATCATATAAATGTAAGGCGTATGTAATTATAACACTCCAAAGATGAGATAAGCAATGTGATCCGCAACTAGTGACTAGGActaattgaaaatcaaatttCTGGATATTATTTCCATGATGGTACATCTTTAAATTATTAACGCAAGCTGAAGGAAAATGTATTTTGCTTTGTAGAGAGTAAGATTACAAACATATTTGTAgcaatttacataaaaattagagTGACGTAATTAAACTATGCAATTCATTgttccataatcgtacctatctttaacaagggggacaagactaactgtagtaactttcgaggaataacacttttgttgacgtcgtacaaaattttgtccaatattcttttcaaaagattaactccatatctagatgaaattattggagaaaatcagtgtggttttaggcgtaatagttcaactattgatcagatattttgtattcgacagataattgagaaaaaatgggagtataagggtacagtgcatcagtcattcatagatttcaaaaaggcatatttaTGACTAGgtcaagagagaagttttatataatattcttattgaattggtatttccaagaaactagttccattaattaaaatgtgtctcagtgaaacgtacagcagagtccgtataggtcagtttctgtcagatgcgtttccaattcactgtgggctaaagcaagaagatgcactatcacctttactttttaaactttactctagagtatgccattaggaaagtccaggataacagagagggtttggaattgaacgggttacatcagctgcttgtttatgcggatgacgtgaatatgttaggagaaaatccacaaacgattagggaaaacacggacattttacttgaggcaagtaaagagataggtttggaagtaaatcccgaaaagacaatgtatatgattatgtctcgtgaccagaatacgaaatggaaatataaaaattggaaatttatgctttgaagaggtggaaaaattcaaatacctggcagcaacagtaacaaatataaatgatactcgggaggaaattaaacatagaataaatatgggaaatgcctgttattattcggttgagaagcttttatcatccagtctgctgtcaaaatatctgaaagttagaatttataaaacagttatattaccagttgttcttcatggttgagAAACTTAGActttcaatttgagagaggaatataggttaagggtgtttgagaatgaagtgcttaggaaaatatttggggctaagagggatgaagttacaagagaatggagaaagttacacaacacagaactgcacgggttgtattattcacctgacataattaggaacattaaatctagaagtTAGAGATGGGcatagcatgtagcacgtatgggcgaatccataaatgcatatagattgttggttgggaggccggagggaaaaatacctttgagaacgccgagacataaatgggaaagtaatattaaaatggatttgaggaaagtgggatatgatgataggaactggattaatcttgctcaggataggaccaatggcgagcttatgtgagggcggcaatgaacccccggattccttaaaagccagtaagtaagtaaattcatTGTTCACTACTGTTGTCATTTGACATATAGAAACTTTTTTGGTCAAGCTTCATTTGACAAATTTTGGCAGTTTCATGTACCACAAATTGAACTTTTTACATTGCAGCCAACTTGCTTTTTTTCTGCTTGTTCATCTATTTCTCTCAAGAACTCAAGTGAAGTTACACATCTTGTGATAGTGATTTTTCTCGAGTGTTTGACATTGTCATCTTCTGGTGTAAAACGTTTTTTATCACCTGAACTACTGGCGAGACAGGAGAATTTCCTCTTTCAATTAAATTAGATGAGCATCCGGGTTGTGTCTCATCGTTTTGCCTAGCATGAACAAGAGTGAAGTCATTAGGCCTACTGCTTTTCGAACAATGAGCGTTGACTACAGAAGGATCCAAAGGCCAGACACCACTTCCTCGAAATCCACTCAAAATATTGTCTGGAGTTGACTAATTGCTTTTTTCCATGCTTGAGTTAGTACATTGCGGAAATCgtatatatttagattttttctcttattttcacgCACTAGTTTGGTGCATTCTTTCTCCAGAGAAAAACTATTTGAGCGACTCAAAACACCAACATTCAAGTGCTGGAATATGTGCGCAGTGTCATGAAGATACATTAGAAAATAGACATCATTTCTCTTGCTAGAACTAAAGTTTCTCCAGACAAATGAGATGCATGATATTCCAACGTATTAAGACATTTATGTACACTTAAAACCCCAACATTTTACTTCGAAACAAATATACATTAAATGGGCATTTAGATTTTGCGCGCGCCCCAGCCTGCTAATTATCTCGTTGCAAGGGTATAAAAAACTTACCCTCAAGGTAAGACTGAAAGCTTCAAGTAAAGTCCTTATTTTTCTCTGCAAAATATATATCTACGACCATTTTTTAGGAAATTTGGAGGCTCTGAATTATATACATAAGTAATTACAGATCTTAAAAATCCGTTtatcttatttttctctttaaatttctgttagtaattggaAAAAAACACTACTGCGTCATAACTTATGACTTCTCTCATTCCAAACTTCCAAGAACTACGCTGCCATGGCTACCAAACGTACAACAAGAGAAACTGGCGCTGACTTGAGAAACAGACAGTACAGGCAATTTGATCCTCAACTAGTGCCCCATCCAGAAATAGTGATCTTACTCTATATAACATAGgcttacatacataagtgttctgcccatgcgcaggtctttcactgcaaacccagcattctacaatctttcctattttctgccttcctcttagtctccgcatataatccacatatcttaatgtcgtctataatctgctatcttcttctaccccgaactcttctcccgttcaccatttcttccagtgcattctccagtagacagtttcttctcagccagtgacccaacaaattcctttttctctttcggatcagtttcagcatcattctttctccacccagTCTTACCAACAcaacttcttttcttattctgtctgtccacttcacacggtccattcttctccatatccatatttaaaatgcttctattcttttctctttatttagttgtaatgtctatgtttctgccctatacaatgccacactccacacaaagcatttcactagttcacttccttagttctttttccaaaggccAATATAGCTTAACAACCTTACACCCTCCATGTTGACGCCGGCACAGACAACAACTGAGAACCTGAAAGCAGACTTGGTCAATAGtaataccatggataaatatataataggatgcgaaactcactgagtttcccgtaacacatactagaggcgctgttgtagaattgatcgtgctgccatctatatgcggttagaggcgttattacatctagcagcgcaccaagtagcgacaAGTGTAACTACTCCGTACATCCAGCAGCGCacccaagtagcgaaaataataactaattactccGCGTATCTAGCAGCGCGCCTGGCGGCGAAAAGTTGAACAATATGCAGTAAATATTCCTCCTCCCCCCCGCCCCAAACCctcaatttaaagtaaaactttaaaatttttattcctcacatcatctttcactgaaaattgttattggagccaatagttggaagagacggtctattttacactaccttataatgtaactaattaaaatacagccaaacagggacagaaaataaaagaaaacaaggttagataattgggattttattctttaggtaatagtgtatagtgcactttaagtctgcaaaaactagttacataattgaaattactatattactgtatactattttacaatacattcaacaacacaattttgacaaggtccatcatatcactgtttaacatacactacatgtgcactagggttaccagattgtaaaaatttaaaagcaggtcattttaaatgaaaaagaattttccatataaaagcagggcataatagactaacttgatacttgacgtgacgtctttttacattctgttatataattaggtaatttgtttgtctttgtacaataaaactgatacaaaactattatcatgaatagaattgaagtatacggattctaaattagcttttaccttatttaattttcggATTGTTAATACTTCTCTGGTGACTCGACTTGTTTGAGCAAGGATTCTACAAACATAATTCCTCTAATGGACCCCAACTTAATAGTTACTCTCTTTTGTCCATTGGGAATtggcaagaaagaaaagcaggacaatttctgatttttacgAACCCTGGCAGGATGCAGGACATGTCAAGCGAAATCCAGAACATCTGGTAATCCTATACACACAGATACACTTACATATTTAGTGTGCAGTACATTGGTAAAGtctatacaacaaattgaataattgaaattgtggggcccagtcggataagagaaaaagccacatctatatatttatattttggaatgctctgccatctgtgctcgtttacagatgtaaatgataccatttgaataatgtgttgtcatatagtttagtcagaacatatttcttcacattccaatGAGATATCCTACGTATCGAAATTTATGGTTTGTCCCCTTGTCTGCCTGGACCCATCAACTattggttagtcaactgtccaaaaacaggtttGGACCCTACAAGTAACACTCATGGGACAATCAGAGCAGGAGGTAATGAGTaagagtggccaattcctttctcccctccgttgcatacatcgctgactagatacatattacattaatcggatttcagatactacaaaaaaatgtttgataattgaaactgtcatattactatctactattttgcaacacattttagaacacttttctaggatcacatctaaggttcttagacattgttgtttggcatacacataacggtaacatataccaaaatgttgtatgtactgaaggtcagagtgaaatacatgagctgcatcacttacttgcattatgttgggcaaaaaagtttactaggtgaactgaaggtatgttaacccccaacttccaaagtcaaatatctctcttacatacgcacacatgtaccacatactgtaactttgctccctataattacacaatatatttaacatttgctaaaaacatttttttctggggcaaaaaaataaataaaaataaaaaaaaataataaaaaaaagctatgaactttccaccactttccaatatgatattatacctttttgttacacacaatatgagctatttacactactttaaagacactgcaattttttctccagtctcttcacctttgctttcagagctgccatttttagtttgttgctcctgggtgaagatgagaagtgaggactcgagaaaagttttcgttttgcaacaccaggacctaaagattacgaaattaacttcagattaatctaattgctgggaactattttaaataaaaaatgaaacgtgacaacacctttagccttgttaagttaatgtaggcctaacaaaaggCATGCAAGCTATGGATAGGCTATGTAACATACTACAAAATTGACAATACatcaaaatgtgatcaatatttaccaagtttggaaggaggtgtagctgaagctgaaggaaactgttccatcttggatgtattcatgtcagtatctaaggaaataaatgataaattgaagcaagaattgaacagactttgtgctccattcatttcaaactgctcttaactgtacaaattataactcatataaatgttaagtaatagtaacaatccaaaagtttaatgctgcaacaaatttgattgtgttaatctgaattgttcgttgtaatgtaatataaaatatttttttgctaataGGCTGGGCTATAGAGGACAACTGACACTAACAGAAAGGGATAATCAGCAGAGGTGTTGGGATATTAAAGAGAAGTCAGTAAGAGGGAATGATAGTGTACTTCGTGTGCCAGGGAGACTTGTCAGGATATCAGTTGCAatatcgatcgtctggttcaaaagtgcgacaacacaaaaaaacaagttttgagatatcttcagttgaaagtttcaaataaatccccTAAAAAGGGACAGAGttgtggttcataaccacgacaattagaatcgagtcagtattcaggacgagtatatcacgatcttccagttcattattaatagatttcgaaatgtagtaataatgaattaataaagtccatagttataattacttctaaagcagtttatttcgtttttattctttttggttgtaaatatgacttatctcaatattgaatcggaaagagctccgaaaggggctttcagtagtataaataactaaaaaatggcaatttttgagttgtcacacttttgaactggacgatcaatatataacaagataaacaccctgccctgtagttaagaggatttgttattattcgctactgtaaaagaatgaagtatgaaaactgcagacatatggcagggggcaattaacttaaatgattactagcatgttaccaggctcacaagacagtatcgcttaccttcagctgtgggaaccacattgaataggagcgatggttgctgatagcccctcagctgttcaccaatcatactgttccctgtaataatcacaagaaaaacgaaacataattaattatgtattttgaaacatgtaatgtaagaacagctgatgagaaactaaggcattccttgaaatccataaacttgactaagtggaataattaccttgttggcatgcatctttattcatcccggcatatgccgtcgaagcagtaatctttgaagctggattactcataggagcaggaattgtttgaggcatagctgccaagcctgcagcctactcagttgcagcttgtaaacctatgagactacgcgtacctgaaaataaagaaaagagtaatgaaatcggaaattttaaacatgaatgacataaaaacatTGCTAGTGTACTAATTACCTTCAGCAGCTGCAGAATCAATCTTCGCCCTCCTAGCATACGTCCGCAAAGTCTTGTGATGCCTGAAAGTTGGGGTAGACCCCGGTGATAAGGTCGCTCGAGGCATAGCTGGGCTAGATGGTGGGCTCCGGATTTTAGGGTTTGATGGCACCACTAATCCATTAGCATGAACAGTGGGCACTGCAGTTTGTTTAAGTATCACTTTTTGTGAAGAGCTATAATAGTCAGACTCAATGAAGTGGTCCATGCAGATTCTCAACCTGTGTGTGGCATCTGCGGTAACTCGATACCGGTCCTCTAGCCCACAAAATCGGAGCCACTTCCAACACCTAAAGCAATGGATTACAATTACTAATGAgataaagtagaagaaatattgaatagaaatcatgcaaaaattggggaaaaaaataataagttatctgctgcatttgtgttattttaagagatgtctaatgcgcatcactaggtggtgagtgaccataggaaaactggtagcagcaacag contains these protein-coding regions:
- the LOC138699716 gene encoding uncharacterized protein, encoding MPQTIPAPMSNPASKITASTAYAGMNKDACQQGNSMIGEQLRGYQQPSLLFNVVPTAEDTDMNTSKMEQFPSASATPPSKLGPGVAKRKLFSSPHFSSSPRSNKLKMAALKAKVKRLEKKLQCL